One genomic window of Medicago truncatula cultivar Jemalong A17 chromosome 1, MtrunA17r5.0-ANR, whole genome shotgun sequence includes the following:
- the LOC25484609 gene encoding COPII coat assembly protein SEC16, whose amino-acid sequence MDLEEAEDEERDTMITSTSQHWFEPNTNNGSKVNYVFKKGLNMGKKILVFGFVATSVPIVLPGFVVASAIGLVVSMPCALFLVSHSCTQNLMSKLLPQPSPTYQGQGPLLLEDVRFKQDSDITDLNEEDEAKRDNEMVDVSEESVILDNDYGQRAVNEEFEPELSHSSDANDVIQYNGSEKDSTDYFSEEEPSPHKLDDEKPMSGGTIMEGFDESEEFKEPFEFGVTNVVLEECGDEVEEGDIEEEAMHKETKGLLEKIRDEGRNDMRGEYAKGVSSGTSESHQDIGSVVENVEAEQEDKHDLWTEGEMRSQEDSKVCEDTVQSRNDDDKGNVCNEVELGESARGNLELEVDGSNDSQQPVTETSELIDGRSFRDEPIGDLMIETPVLNILVAEDLSEVTNDKIDTNENVEAGQEDKHDLWTEGEMRNQEDSKVCEETAQSRNDDDNKGSVFNEVESGEPSRGNLELEVDGSNDSQKPVSETSELIDGRGFQDEPIGDLRIEMQVINILSAEDSPEVTDDKIHTDENVEEELEPIILQKGELDDISDLVNQEMQLHGYNKIMDSLDADATEIADESELHLCDENRIDPGAYSYTIDLQEESSSVTVDMHTDSMEVLVSSIELESRSSECSAEKNIVCPSEEVSFNEENIWKQIHVIRTIIGYEGTIQASCADELKALYIFTGVEPPTFVKENPFDLVEINEKLHFLMSIVGVKTTNGP is encoded by the exons TTGTAGTTGCTTCTGCTATTGGTCTTGTAGTTTCCATGCCTTGTGCTTTGTTCTTAGTTAGCCATAGTTGTACTCAGAATTTAATGAGTAAGTTGCTCCCTCAGCCTAGTCCTACTTATCAAGGACAGGGTCCACTGCTACTTGAAGACGTGCGTTTCAAGCAAGATAGTGATATTACAGATTTGAATGAAGAGGATGAAGCAAAGAGAGACAATGAAATGGTTGATGTTAGTGAGGAAAGTGTGATATTGGATAATGATTATGGGCAAAGGGCTGTGAACGAGGAGTTCGAGCCGGAATTATCACATTCAAGTGATGCCAACGATGTCATCCAGTACAATGGTTCTGAGAAAGACAGCACTGATTATTTCTCTGAGGAGGAACCTTCACCACATAAGCTTGATGATGAGAAGCCGATGAGTGGAGGTACAATTATGGAAGGGTTTGATGAAAGTGAAGAATTTAAAGAACCCTTCGAGTTTGGTGTCACAAATGTTGTTTTAGAGGAATGTGGAGATGAGGTGGAAGAGGGTGATATAGAGGAGGAAGCAATGCATAAAGAAACAAAAGGGctattagaaaaaattagaGATGAGGGTAGAAATGATATGAGAGGAGAATATGCAAAAGGAGTTTCCAGTGGAACAAGTGAAAGCCATCAAGATATTGGTTCAGTTGTTGAAAATGTGGAAGCAGAACAGGAAGACAAACATGATTTGTGGACTGAAGGAGAAATGAGGAGTCAAGAAGATTCAAAAGTATGCGAGGATACAGTTCAATCAAGAAATGATGATGATAAGGGTAATGTTTGCAATGAGGTAGAATTAGGTGAATCTGCAAGAGGTAATTTAGAGTTAGAGGTTGATGGCTCAAATGATTCACAGCAGCCGGTCACTGAAACTTCTGAACTGATTGATGGAAGAAGTTTTCGAGATGAACCAATTGGCGATTTGATGATAGAAACACCGGTTCTCAATATATTGGTAGCTGAGGACTTGTCTGAGGTTACCAATGACAAAATTGATACAAATGAAAATGTGGAAGCAGGACAGGAAGACAAACATGATTTGTGGACTGAAGGAGAAATGAGAAATCAAGAAGATTCAAAAGTATGCGAGGAGACAGCTCAATCAAgaaatgatgatgataataaggGAAGTGTATTCAATGAGGTAGAATCAGGCGAACCTTCAAGAGGTAATTTAGAGTTAGAGGTTGATGGTTCAAATGATTCACAGAAGCCGGTCTCTGAAACTTCTGAACTGATTGATGGAAGAGGTTTTCAAGATGAACCAATTGGTGATTTGCGGATAGAAATGCAGGTTATTAATATATTGTCAGCTGAGGACTCGCCTGAGGTTACTGATGACAAAATTCATACAGATGAAAATGTTGAGGAGGAACTTGAGCCTATTATCCTGCAGAAAGGGGAGTTGGATGATATTTCTGACCTTGTGAATCAAGAAATGCAGTTGCATggatataataaaataatggacTCATTAGATGCAGATGCTACAGAAATTGCTGATGAAAGTGAGCTTCATTTGTGTGACGAAAACAGAATAGATCCTGGCGCGTACTCATATACAATTGATTTGCAAGAAG AATCTTCAAGTGTTACGGTTGACATGCATACAGATTCAATGGAGGTTCTTGTTTCGTCTATAGAACTGGAGTCCAGGTCTTCTGAATGTTCCGCTGAAAAAAACATTGTTTGCCCTTCTGAAGAG GTTTCATTCAATGAGGAGAACATATGGAAACAGATTCATGTCATCCGTACGATAATAGGATATGAAGGTACAATCCAAGCATCATGTGCGGATGAATTGAAGGCTCTCTACATCTTCACCGGAGTTGAACCCCCTACTTTTGTCAAGGAGAACCCCTTCGATCTTGTCGAAATCAATGAAAAGCTCCACTTTCTCATGTCCATAGTCGGAGTCAAGACAACAAATGGGCCTTAG